Within the Malus sylvestris chromosome 4, drMalSylv7.2, whole genome shotgun sequence genome, the region GACTCTCCGACAAACAATTCATTAGAGAGCTATCACAATGATCAACCAGGGAAGTGCTTACGTTGTTGCATAATGCTCAACCAGGATATGCCCGGCACCTAGTGCCGCCTCACATACAGACTCATTTTCATCGGCAAGACCTGTAAGAGTATAAGCTCCCATTAAGTTTAAATAGAGCACCAGAGTCCTATTGTGATATATGATACCATATTTACAGAATACCAAAACTCCACACACTGTACTTACCATCTAAAATAGCAGGCAGCACCTGCTGTAAATAGTTCTGGAATTGGACGCCCAATGACCTTGGTAAATACTACAATCAATTCCCAAACAATACATGACCATTAAACAGAGCTGGTAAAACAAATACTTGCAGTAGTGGTTAGAATGTTTAAAACATACTGTCTTCACCTAAAATAATGTTAAATATCCATCACGGACAGACACTTTTTGATGAGAACAGTTTCGGATAATATCAGGAAGTGCAAGCTCAAAGTACTCAGTTCCAAGTGCAGCTAATACCTGGATTGGATCAAATGTCTCTCAGCAAAGCAAGGAAATAATTATAGCACGTATATatggaaaaaataaatacatgtCTGCATAAAGAATCATCATTGTCAAATGCCCGCCATATTGACACTATGGATATCATGTTTTCCAGCttacaagtatatatatactcTTTCCTTgacctattttttttatttaagtttcaATAAGGATATTTCCACTAAATACATTGAAAGTAAATTGGGCGGAGAGTCATTTAAttattggataaaaaaaaaaagcatacatTGGATGAAATAAATGGCCTAAGAAAGTTATGACATTATAATTCACAGCATAAATAATTGGCTTGTAATCATTAACATTACAATGAAAGCATGATCTAAAACTTACTGGGATTTGAGTGAAAGGAAACCAATGAACATTTAAGTTACCAAGTAATGCAAAAGAACTCACTCTTACTTTCAATATACAAAAAGCTACAATCAAATTATAGCATATTTCTAATAAATGTAATACCAGATATAAACCTGACCATGTTCCCAGCTTTTCAAGCATGCAATTATATTTCCCTTTTCAAAGTAACAATTAATATGGTATGCAACAGAAGTTTAACCATGCTcagacaaaaaaataaagaaagaatttCTTAGTTTAAAGAGTAAAACTGACCTCACTCAACCCTTGAGCGGCTCCAGAGCGCTCAACATTACTATTATCAGATTTAAGTGTATCAAACAACCAGGGAACGAGATCTGGGAAATGATCTTCGCCCATTCCCCTTATAAGGGATCCAAGGGCCCTTGCTGCAACTGACCGAACTTCTGGAATTGGATCCACAAGAACCTAGTTTTGAGGCATACAAGTACTTAGAAAACAGTTGTATAGAAGAGTCAAATATACCACTCTTGAaaaatggtacctttttcaCTTCAGGAAGAAGTAAGCCAATATATGGAATCATATCCTTAGGTTCAGTAACTAATGAGCACATGTTGCCAACTATTTGTGCTGCTTTCTTTTTAGTCCAAGCACTCCTTTCCCGTAGCCCTCTATGTACTATTGGCACCAACAGTGCCAGTGAAGGAGCATCAATTGTATTAATAAAAGTGGTCTGCAATGAATTCAAAACgttcaaataaataaatgaaggaaacaaagttaaaataaaGTAGCAGAGTTCACCATTCAAATCCTTACCTGTAAGAGAATATCAAGAGAGTACTTTGTATGGTCATTTGGATCTGAAAGACCCAGTAGAAGAGTAGGAACAAGGGAAGCTATCTCAGGATTCTTTATTACACTCCCAACCTAAGAatagaacaaaaacaaaatgcatTAACAATGATTATAAAGTATAAATAGGTATCTCAttgcaaaatttaaaaacctGTTGAAGTGCCGTTTGTCCTGCTGACTGGACTTTAGGATGTGTATCTGTTAAAACCTGCAAGTGCAATAACAAGGTTAAGAACAAAGCATAAGACAACAATATACATATTCTAAAAGTGCTACATAAACTCATGTCCATATAAAGACAAACCTCAGTCAATTTTGGAACAATCTTCGGGAGACACTGAGATAGCTGTTGAGGAGCACAATAGGCCATATCCCCATGCAGTTGGACACTACTTTGTTTTGTACGCCAAGCTTTATCTTCAAGACCCTATCAAAATAATGTATTTATACATTATGGTCAGAGACTAAAATGACAAATTTGAGGATTAAGAAAATTTCCCAATAAGTTTATAAATAAATAGGTAAGGTATAAGATAATTACCTTCAAAAGAGATGGAAGAACCAGTTTAACTCCTTGAGCACTGAGTTGAGACATCATTGCACGAGCTGAACACTCAGCACCTTCACGAACTGCAACAACTTGATCCGAGAATGAAACCAACAGTAGTGGCAACATTTAAATTACATACCTGCATCAGAAAGATGATAGGAGGACAGATAGAGAGAGTTCAGGTGAATATCAAAGTCCATAAAGAAAACTTCTTTGATCATAACCTATCACTTACGGGTCAAATAGTCTTCCGAGTGATTCATAGAGACACTCAAATCCGAGCAAAGCTCCTTCACGACATTTGGCTGAATTCCTGTAATGGAAAGGAAATACAAAAATGAAAAGCTGCATCcccaaaaaataacaaaatagaaACAATAAAATGCATAAGAAACAAAAGTTTTGAGTAATCTAGCAATCTTGCAACAATAAATGACTCACAACGCCAAGACCCTTGTATTCTAGAAGTTGCAACAGAAGCTTCAAAAGATTCAAAATGAAtgagaagaggaaagaaaacTCCACAACCTCAAAATCAACAATTATTTGTCCCCACAGAATATACTAGCTTAAGAGCAGTCCAACGACACAATGATGATATCTATCAATCATTCAATGACTAATCAATATATGTTTGGAAACATCACTaaacaaaactcacaaaatatAATTGTCTACAACATATATAGAAATGCCGGTCAACTTCTTAAACCAGGGTTAGAAATACAACCTATCTATGAGTCCTTGTAGTCGAGCTACAATCCCATATTTCTTCAGGCAAGAAATACTGAATCCCTTGACCACTCCAGCAAGCCCAAAAGCAGCTCCACGGCATTCCCCATATTTGTCACTCTTCAGCAGTTTATCCAAAAGCTTCGAGACAAGAGCTGGTCCATCATCCTTGTACAGAGAAAAGAATAGGATTAGCTTTCCTCTTAACGTCAATACTGTATCTATCAACATAAACAATGTCATAAGACAAtggaaaaaacaaaacttgATCAAAGAGGAAAACTAATGTAGCTACACTTGAGTCATGTCATACTTGCTTTGACTGCATTAGTGGAGACAGGCATGCAGATACAGCCCGTTGAACAGCTTCTGATGGAGTGTTTAGCACATCCAACAACTTCTCGACAACAACATGAACTTTTGGATCATCCTGTTCCAGAGTACAGACAAACGCTAAACTGTGAATTCCGGAAAGCTGTGGTCACTGGTTAtctcacaaaagaaaaaggaagggaaGGGATGAAATCAAAAAAAGGAAACAGTAAAGACAGTACCTTTGCGAAATGTTTTGCCAATGCTCCAGTGAAAATAACAACTCCCTCGCGTACCAAATCATATTTCTCTTCATCTGATGCCTCAAGTTAAGTTATTGTGTAAGATAAATTATGAGGTTCATGTGGTAGCTTGGCATGGAAACAACAGTTCCAGCcatttaacacaaaaacagaCATGACCTGAAAAAAAACTCCAATAATTTTGCAACCATCACTAGTTAGGAAGtgagaaaaacctttttgttcaaGTAGTTCTCAAAGATGGGAAATAGCAAGGAAACATTATCCCTGCCATGCTTATCAATAATCATAATACCAGCATTGATCATTCTTCCCCTAACATCAGCATTAGGATCACCCTGCATATTGAGAAGCAATGACAAACTGATTAAAGTTAATTATGTCTCCTTTctgaacggagaattagatggagatctcaaccatagaatacaagctggatggatgaagtggaagagtgcatccggcgtgttgtgtgaccgccgtatgccactgaagctcaagggaaaattttataggacggcaataaggccggcgatgctgtatggcacagaatgttgggcggtgaaacatcaacacgtacacaaaatgggtgtagcggagatgaggatgcttcgttggatgtgtgggcacacgagaaaggataagattaggaatgaggatatccggggtaaagtaggagtagccgaaattgaaggaaagatgagagaaaatcggttacggtggtttggacatgtacaaagaaggcctactgacgttccgattagaagatgcgactatgggacagaggttcagggccgaaggggtagaggaagacctaggaaaactttggaagagactctaagaaaagacttagagtacttggatctaacgaaggacatgacacaggatcgagcacaatggcgttctaagattcatatagccgatcccactcagtgacttggattttccaagtctccaaccgagaagttttcctcactcgggaaattaagggaacactaccccaacctacatgctccactcagaaagcttcaacatacaagctttaacaaaagaaaattcaaagaacttagcgaagaaggctttggtgtatttaacacaatacgttgaaatgaaggaaagcttatttattgatatccccgataagctacaaatatgtacatatacatgagtcaaaataagcacacaagagggagccttcacaaaggttgcttaggagaagtctcagcagtcggtagagccccagaaagagaaggcaccgaagggggatcatttggagcctcagtactggacagaaccctagaaggaggaggcatcagaggttgatcatttggagcttcattacgcggtacagccccagaagacgaaggcaataaatgcctttggaacaaacccacaaatctctgatgatcaagtaaaacctgaccatcagtttccttcatctggtcaagcttcctcttcatgtttgtagcatagtcatgtgcgagccggtgcaactgtttattctcatgcttgagccctctaatctcctgtttgagactcatcacttcagccgccaatgattcaacttggcgggttcgagcaaattggcgttgggccatattagacacagaacctgcacactgaacactgagagccagcgaatccttaacagctaactcatcagaccgtttggaaagtagtctgttatctttgggagtgagaaggttcttggccaccaccgcagcggtcatatcattcttcatcacggaatccccaacggtaagaggaccagtaggggagacgaaggatgggcgccatatgttgtctggagaaggcggggctgcctcttcaacaaggttcaagtcaaaacgacggtcggaggggccagacattttcaaaggtgttgaagagagaagaggtcggacaaatcaagatcttagaagtgcaagaatgaagcttctactggtggagattcaagtgtgctttggaacttaatgtcagcccctataaaaatctgcactcgacgaagcttcagaaatcgaagaggcgcctgctcagaaatcgaagaggcgtttgctttctcaaaagctgggctgcttagagatcacgagggttgatctcagaaatcgaagaggcgtttgctttctcaaaagttgggctgctcaaagaccacgaaggccgatctcaaaaatcgaagaggcgctcgctttctcaaaagctgggctccccagagaccacgagggccgatctcagaaattgaagaggcacctacttttccagccttttccagccttgtcagcacctgtcacacgcacactcagttttgcggaaattatgggcattctgtcaaagacttctggggaagtagaaaacacatgaatcttactgttcaatcacccacttcccacacgcaacaatagctcatgggtaccacaaataactttgccaaagttctctgccaaagttgagcacgtgaagcttgcagctcccactacatcgctctgaccaagaagggtaaaagaatagcaaagaaacagcactaacaaagtttagacccataaattttgaaggtctagctaccatattattacccacaagggtaaaggaacagtaccactgctggataattggaaagtccctgtgtgtcaacctctgtgcttcgtggcaaggtagactagcaaacatgcccaacctttactcacattcgagaaaacactcccaataagattgcttgctccaaaatcgaagaggcaccgtcctccgaatctcgagagccagactcccaacatgactactttcttaaaaatcgaagagagggtaaaggaacagtaccattgctggataattggaaagtccctgtgtgtcaacctctgtgcttcgtggcaaggtagattagcaaacatgcccaacctttactcacattcgagaaaacactcccaacaagattgcttgctccaaaatcgaagaggcaccgccctccgaatctcgagagccagactcccaacatgattactttctcaaaaatcgaagagacactgctccccgaatctcgagagccagacccccagcatgattgctttctcaaaaatcgatgaggcatcgttctccgaatcaatcgaagaggcgctcgctttctcaaaagctgggctgctcagagaccacgagggccgatctcagaaatcgaagaggcacctacttttctagccttgtcagcacctgtcacacgcacactcagctttgcagaaattatgggcattctgtcgaagacttctggtgaagtagaaagcacatgaatcttactgttcaatcacccacttcccacacgcaacaatagctcatgggtaccacaaataactttgccaaagttctctgccaaagttgagcacgtgaagctttcagctcccactacatcgctctgaccaagaaaggtaaaagaatagcaaagaaacagcactaacaaaagtttagacacataaattttgaaggtctagctaccatattattacccacaactgtaaaggaacagtaccactgctggataattggaaagtccctgtgtgtcaacctctgtgcttcgtggcaaggtagactagcaaacatgcccaacctttactcacattcgagaaaacactcccaataagattgcttgctccaaaatcgaagaggcaccgtcctccgaatctcgagagccagactcccaacatgactactttctcaaaatcgaagagagggtaaatgaacagtaccattgctggataattggaaagtccctgtgtgtcaacctttgtgcttcgtggcaaggtagactagcaaacatgcccaacctttactcacattcgagacaacactcccaacaagattgcttgctccaaaatcgaagaggcaccgccctccgaatctcgagagccagactcccaacatgattacttcctcaaaaatcgaagagacactgctctccgaatctcgagagtcataccccagcatgattgctttctcaaaaatcgaagaggcatcgttctccgaatctcgagagccagataccacagaccactttttcaaagtgctctgacagagttaaaacatgtgaaactggcagttcccactaccgtgctatgaccaagcagggtaaaggaatagcattactacttgttgttagggagactcctatatatgtcgacctccatccccaacggacaggcagacctgcaaaaatgctcaacccttcatcatatctgagagggcactcccaacgaagcctttcgaaatattcagctttctttccccccgataatacctctgcaaacaagctatactagagcaagaatatctcatatcatcagggttaaaagcaagagtatcccatatcatgctttttccctgtcttttcttttggccttgtttttacctgcaagacaaggagaaagagagcaatcagtcagcacttggaatcaagcttccagccaggaactgactgcctggaaccccttacctgattacttacctggcattgctctcgagtactcatcttcaacatcttatgtttccagggaagattccgcatctgcttgagaaacagatagggcaagtgcgaaggatacaaggaagcatgtggagacaagcgtaacagcacacgtgccgatacattcattactctgtcaaaagcaaaagtatcccatatcagcagggtggaacgtactctagatttgatggacttgttttgaccctcaaattcttcagtcggccttatactctggaggaaaccagaaaaccctccagctcagttcaagaataagcctgtggaaagttacttcttcaaaagcaaaagtatctcatatcatctcttctcatttttcttctctttatccttcatgctgctgcaagatggggagaaggtgaacaatcagtcggagctctgattgcttaccttgtctgtcacctatttcagcagaccccctagctcggcgacttgggggactcctactacatggtttgtatcgcgcttgaccaagcctgaaactacaagtaagcttcaagtgaaattgatacattaccttgtgcatctccaccagttaaagataccacccctggatggaggaagagtacttccagagaagatgccacatctacctatgagacagataaggcaagtcaagacgacaccacactccgatacttagaagtttcgtgattacgagatcattctcccacaatatttcctaatgtcatttgtactaaatcattcacttgtactcactaaatgagagcttgaacctatgtacttgtgtaaacccttcacaattaatgagaactcttctattccgtggacgtagccaatctgggtgaaccacgtacatcttgtgtttgctttcctatctctatccatttatatacttatccacactaatgaccggagcaatctagcgaagatcacaaaaagcgatcgttttcgctacctaggatctatcttgcaagagaacggagaattagatggagatctcaaccatagaatacgagctggatggaaagagtgcatccggcgtgttgtgtgaccgtcgtaggccactgaagctcaagggaaaattttataggacggcaataaggctagcgatgttgtatggcacagaatgttgggtggtgaagcatcaacacgtacacaaaatgggtgtagcggagatgaggatgcttcgtgggatgtgtgggcacacgagaaaggataagattgggaatgaggatatccgaggtaaagtaggagtagccgaaattgtaggaaatatgagagaaaatcggctccggtgattttgaacatgtgcaaagaaggccgactgacgctccggttcgaagatgtgactacgggacagaggttcagggccgaaggggtagaggaagacctaggacaactttggaagagactctaagaaaagacttagagtacttggatctaacggaggacatgacacaaaaccgagcgcaatggcgttctaggattcatatagccgaccccacttagtgggaaaaggctttgttgttgttgttgttgatgtctCCTTTCTGACAAGGACTATACAATATCTCTTTTCAATTGAATGCATTGTTCATGCTTTCAAAACAACGGTGATGTAAATCTTACCAGTGCTCTTGAAATAAGAAATGTCATAACAACAGGAAGGTCTTTTGTTCTGAGTACATCAGCAGAAGAATGTAATGCCAAGGCTACACCTTGTCGACCCAGCCAACCAGTATCTACATTCCCCTCAGTCAAACCAGCATCACGGATATACAGAGAAAATAAAGTAGAAAGAGACTCCTGCATTACAGTAATTATTATAACGTTACTACTTGACAGACAGGTATAAGAAGGTCAATGCAGGTTTGATAGTTCAAAGTCAGACAAACCTGTATAGAATCGAGACATTCATCCAAAGCAGCCGCTAATGCCTCCGCAGCAGCAAAACGGACATTATAATTGATATGGGAAAGTGCCTTGAAAAGGCCTGAATAGTCAGTCCCAAAGTCATGCCCATACCGATCCCATAAATCCTCTGCTGCTTCTGCAACGGACTAAAGCAAAAgcataaagaaaacaaatgagACTAGAAACATGTTCGCATGGCAAATAGAATATTTTACATAAGTGAAGGAGAAAAGTTTATAACTGTCAACTAAAATACAGATAAATCTCCATCTTAAACTTCAGCCATAAGATGGGACCCTTATCCATTAGTCAACATATACACTCTTAACTTTTGAAAAATAATTGGTACACCAAACCTTTTCTGGGTCATGTAAAGCAACCCAAATGCCTATAGCGACTTCAACATTCTGAGGAAGAGACCGACTGGCAACAGCAGGAATACATTTGACAGCACTAAGGCAGGCCATCTAACATGAACATCATTTGCATATACCCCGTACAGAGCCTGAAGAGAGACATCATGAAGGATGAGTATCATCAACGCacatcaaagaaaaaaattaaagtaaaaatagaaataacATACTGCTGCCACTTCATCTGGTTGCAGGCCCAAACATAACACGTTCAACGCAGGTCCAACAGAGGCTTGATAAGCTGGAACAACACCGAGTACATGATAAAGAACCGTAAAAAGAAGTGAATTAGAGAAGAACAACAAAGAAGGATACTATGAAATTATTGGAAAAGGAGAATTTTTGCTGAAGGAGAATTCAGTAACTGAAATCATTTGAAGCCTTGGAAGGGGTAATAGGGGGTCCATGTGCAGATACAGAATCTGAAGCACATCACTGTGAAGTTCCGTCTTCTTAGAGCATAACAGAATTCGCTCCATTATCTGACAACATAAACATCAAAAGGGATTAGCCAGAGAGAAGCACAGTATAGTTGAATCAGTTAAATGTGAAAGCAGGAAAGCTTACAGGGAACACAACTGTAAAAGAATCTACAGGAAGAGGTCCCAATTTACAGGATACAGAAAGGCCATTAATTATTCGCTCAAAAAGACTCAAAGATGGTCTTTCATTGGCTTCCCCTTCACCAACTGATGGAACCATATCCAACACAAGACGAACTTCTTCGGTCCCAACTAAGCGCAAAGCTGTAGCAATGTCAAGGGCCCAATTACAAAGAGGTGGAGCAGTGCATCTAGAGAGTTTCACCACAGTTTCATATGCCACGTCACTGACTATCGGTGACCTTAGCAATGGATCAACATAGTTAACCTGATATTAGATAACAGGTCAAAAACCTATAAATCATCAAATTCCTGACATTATAAAATGTTTCCTAGTGACAATATTAAGGAAGGCTGAAGATCATACACCACTGAGATAGGAGCAAATCAGCAAGCCCAATTATATTCTATGAAAAGTAGAAACAAAAGGATATTTCAATGAACTACTTAGAGACTAACAAAGATTTCACATATTCTGGCTCTTAGAAGCGTACCAAGGAAGGAAGCTGACTGTGTGTGAAAATAGGATTAGCAATTGCCATTTCCCCAAGAGCTGCAAGTATGGAAGACAGATTTTTCTGTATTTCTCGGACCTTCTCACGTATGGATGCCTCCTCCCTAAGTTGTACCTCACGTGCTTCCTCCTTTGCAGTCTTTCCTTTATCTGGCAAATCAAAATATTGTAATGCCactgaataaataaataaaataaaaacataaaaaataaataaataaataaaaaaataaaaaaactccaCTTAAAAAAGAGAGGCAACAACAATTCACCAGGTTTTTTTGCAGACTTCCCAGTTTCCTTTTTACCCACAGAATTATTGGTTTGCTCAACTTTTGCAGAATGATTAGAACCACCTTGGTCCTGTGAATAAATACAAAGGCAACACCATAAAAATTAAGAATTACTTTCGAAAAaaagtagacatgaataaataaaagaaactgTTTGGTACCATGTCATCTAGGTCTTCATACATCCGAAAACGGCCCTTTGCCTGTTTCATGTTCTTAGCAGCGACAGATTCTGCAATGTAGACACCTTGCTCACTGGAAAGCAAGCCTTCAGGGGTATGAAAAATCTGAAACATTACAAGTGGaaacaaatttcaaataaactacaaaacaaagtaaattgaCATAGTTTAAGTAAATTACAAAGTGTAACACAGTAAATGTTAGTAAAAGTTGGTGAAATTACTAACTTAAAAGCCGATGGACAATaagaaaccaaaaaaattctaacaaaaagagataaaaaaaaaatggagcacAGTTATCAGGCAAGGTCAACAACTAAGTTACTGACATTTTACCAAGACCCAAAATATGCATAATTGCCCAACATATCATGCAAATACAACAAATACAACCCTATCTTTGCAAACATCTACAACAAAGAAGGACATCTAGAACAGAGGAGAACATGAAGGCACCAATAAAATAAAGGTTTCGCTAGTGTTGTTTATTTCAGTTTCACTGGTCTGGTTAGGTTAGCTTCAATGATTAAGACATAATACAAGGAAGGTATTAGAGGAGTGGTTTTGTGGCTTAACAGTTAACACTTGGTGAATCTCATTGATAAGTTAAAACAATATCTGAGTTTAGGCACCTGacccaaaaaaaatcaaaggatGAAATTCAGTATCATGAATTGATGCAAGTTATACAATAACAGAAGTAGAATTTTTATAGTTTCAACATGTGCCGTCACATGTGTATGGACAAAGCTCAACTCATGAGAAGATCTCTCCTGGtcataaaaagaagaaaaacctgTGTAATTTGCTCATTGCGTAGAAATTGAAAAAAGTACAATTCAGAACACATGAAACCATCTAACTTGTCAAAATGGATTTTGTTTCTTACTAAATTAATAAACTCCTGAACCCAATGCACATCAAGAATTATATAACTGCTGGAATATCAGGATAAATGCCTGAAGAACTTACCCGAATATCATTCTCTGAAAGTGTATCATGTGAAAAACGATATGGAAGATTTTTCAGGTGCTGCCAAAGAGAATGAGTTCAAGTAAGGATTCATTAACGTGATCTTGGTGAACCAAACACATTAGCATCCATCAAAACCGAGACATATATAAGCAATAAACcttttcaaactccacataggTTTCTCCAGGTGCAAAAGACATCAAACTGAATAACGAGGAAACTGCTGCTTGCTGTTCATACAGATTAGTGCTGGACAACAACATTGGTACCAGTAGTCCCTGCAGATGATAGCCGCTAAGGGTTTAGTCACAAGCTTCAAGacaaaaatacaacctcaagatgttGTGAGGTCGATAAAACACCTATCTATACTTAGCCAATGACCTAAACAAGACTAAGCTATACTTTAGAAAAATCTAACGGGAGAAATTTTACAAAACAGACTTCTAGAAGTTCTTGGATGATAGTCCTATTTACACTAAACAACCCTCAACTAGCCTATTAGTTTGCATAGTGCAATGTGTCGCAATTTAAGGGATGAGTAGTTTAGTTGGAAAGGAAAAAACCAACTTTTGGGAGTAAAGGAAGGCAGACAATGGACTACTTAGGACGACACACTTACAGGTTGGTTTCTATCAGGACCATATCAAAATCCCAAACCATTTCGATTAACAGATAATTGTAATTTAAAAGCatgctaa harbors:
- the LOC126618319 gene encoding LOW QUALITY PROTEIN: protein ILITYHIA-like (The sequence of the model RefSeq protein was modified relative to this genomic sequence to represent the inferred CDS: inserted 2 bases in 2 codons; substituted 3 bases at 3 genomic stop codons), with protein sequence MARYMSTNTPAENMSIKKTKYLKITSLPCKAHKRLQRCMHACGFDIISNILADVENLFKGLLVPMLLSSTNLYEQQAAVSSLFSLMSFAPGETYVEFEKHLKNLPYRFSHDTLSENDIRIFHTPEGLLSSEQGVYIAESVAAKNMKQAKGRFRMYEDLDDMDQGGSNHSAKVEQTNNSVGKKETGKSAKKPDKGKTAKEEAREVQLREEASIREKVREIQKNLSSILAALGEMAIANPIFTHSQLPSLVNYVDPLLRSPIVSDVAYETVVKLSRCTAPPLCNWALDIATALRLVGTEEVRLVLDMVPSVGEGEANERPSLSLFERIINGLSVSCKLGPLPVDSFTVVFPIMERILLCSKKTELHSDVLQILYLHMDPLLPLPRLQMISVTEFSFSKNSPFPIISXYPSLLFFSNSLLFTVLYHVLGVVPAYQASVGPALNVLCLGLQPDEVAAALYGVYANDVHVXMACLSAVKCIPAVASRSLPQNVEVAIGIWVALHDPEKSVAEAAEDLWDRYGHDFGTDYSGLFKALSHINYNVRFAAAEALAAALDECLDSIQESLSTLFSLYIRDAGLTEGNVDTGWLGRQGVALALHSSADVLRTKDLPVVMTFLISRALGDPNADVRGRMINAGIMIIDKHGRDNVSLLFPIFENYLNKKASDEEKYDLVREGVVIFTGALAKHFAKDDPKVHVVVEKLLDVLNTPSEAVQRAVSACLSPLMQSKQDDGPALVSKLLDKLLKSDKYGECRGAAFGLAGVVKGFSISCLKKYGIVARLQGLIDRNSAKCREGALLGFECLYESLGRLFDPYVIXMLPLLLVSFSDQVVAVREGAECSARAMMSQLSAQGVKLVLPSLLKGLEDKAWRTKQSSVQLHGDMAYCAPQQLSQCLPKIVPKLTEVLTDTHPKVQSAGQTALQQVGSVIKNPEIASLVPTLLLGLSDPNDHTKYSLDILLQTTFINTIDAPSLALLVPIVHRGLRERSAWTKKKAAQIVGNMCSLVTEPKDMIPYIGLLLPEVKKVLVDPIPEVRSVAARALGSLIRGMGEDHFPDLVPWLFDTLKSDNSNVERSGAAQGLSEVLAALGTEYFELALPDIIRNCSHQKVSVRDGYLTLFXYLPRSLGVQFQNYLQQVLPAILDGLADENESVCEAALGAGHILVEHYATTSLPLLLPVVEDGIFNDSWRIRQLLGDLLFKVAGTSGKALLEGGSDDEGASTEAQGRAIIEVLGREKRDEVLASLYTVRTDVSLSVRQAALHVWKTIVANTPKTRKEIMPVLMNTLIASLASSSSERRQVAGRSLGELVRKLGERVLPWIIPILSQGLKDSDVGKRQGVCIGLSEVMASAGKNQLLSFMDELIPTMRTALSDSMPEVREAAGLAFNTLYKSAGMQAIDEIVPTLLRALEDDQTSDTALDGLKQILSVRICAVLPHLLPKLVHLPLTAFKARALGAVAEVAGPGLNPHLGTVLPALLSAMGADEKEIPKLAKEAAATVVLVIDEEGVESLISELVRAVSDSQASIRRSSSYLIGYFFKNSKLYLVDEAPNVISTLIVLLSDSDSATVVVSWEALSRVVSSVPKEVLPSYIKLVRDAVSTSRDKERRKKKVGNNPRRPIVIPGFCLPKALQPVLPIFHQGLTSGSAELREQAALGLGELIEVTSEQALKEFVIPITGPLIRIIGDRFPWQVKSAILSTLTIMLRKGGMALKPFLPQLQTTFVKCLQDSTRLCKIVRSGAALALGKLSALSTQVDPLVGDLLSSLQALDSGVREASLSALEGVLKHAGKSVSSAVRTRXYLQLKDWIHHDDDQLQISAASILGITSQYLEDDQLTELLQELSDFPPSLSLSARHGYVLTISSMLRHNPSTMCLSPEFPSILDRLKGALIDEKFPLRETSTKAFGRLMIHKLRSDPSNTSLHLEIISSLVSALRDDSSEVRRKALSAIKRVSKENASVILARINIIVPALAECLKDGSTPARLAAERCALHAFQLSKGPENVQAAQKFITGLDARRMSKLPENSDDSEDGEDTVSG